A part of Tessaracoccus timonensis genomic DNA contains:
- a CDS encoding GNAT family N-acetyltransferase produces MAVLRELSPERDRDVEALQALLESAPDYSRRITGSAPRPSDGHEVLEALPRGLDPRCKLDLGLWSEDSGQLLGFADVLHGWPRSRVAHVGLLVVHGAHRGRGIGRQLHDGVVEQAVQWGDVDVLRLGIVATNAAMAEPFWQALGYRPTGEITPYASGDVNSSTAIWERALII; encoded by the coding sequence GTGGCCGTGTTGAGAGAGTTGAGTCCCGAGCGGGACCGCGATGTTGAGGCCCTTCAAGCACTATTGGAGTCCGCTCCGGACTACTCCCGCCGTATCACGGGCAGCGCCCCTCGACCATCGGACGGCCATGAAGTGCTTGAGGCTCTTCCTCGCGGTCTTGACCCTCGGTGCAAGCTCGACCTTGGACTGTGGAGCGAAGACTCTGGCCAGCTCCTCGGGTTCGCGGATGTTCTTCATGGATGGCCGCGATCTCGCGTCGCTCACGTCGGCCTCTTGGTGGTGCATGGCGCGCATCGCGGACGAGGTATCGGTCGCCAGCTGCACGACGGTGTCGTGGAACAAGCCGTGCAGTGGGGTGACGTCGATGTTCTGCGCCTCGGGATCGTCGCGACGAACGCGGCTATGGCCGAGCCGTTCTGGCAGGCCCTCGGATACCGGCCGACAGGCGAGATCACGCCGTATGCCTCTGGGGATGTGAATAGTTCGACCGCCATATGGGAACGTGCTCTCATTATCTGA
- a CDS encoding helix-turn-helix domain-containing protein: MIAPTDVSGRGALFPAELPLDFARIPPGPAAQDLVAWWWTSTWNLPSGQQSSQEVLAFPASNLAFEKEQVRFWGPTTRRSTRVLTGQGWVLGALLRPAAVPAFTRQPAACRDDSIPVAAPELHETVRASDGNLTDVVGAVETWLAGHVGSLTDEARLANRLADLVIADSTIVTVQDLAHALGVSTRTVNRLTTKYVGLSPYTMIRRRRLQEATEWIRDNPDEALADVAVRYGFTDQAHLSREARSILGLTLMDYRSRTIRP; this comes from the coding sequence ATGATCGCCCCAACCGATGTCAGCGGACGGGGTGCCCTGTTCCCAGCGGAACTGCCCCTGGATTTCGCCCGGATCCCACCCGGCCCGGCAGCTCAGGACTTGGTGGCCTGGTGGTGGACCAGCACGTGGAATCTCCCCTCGGGACAACAATCCTCGCAAGAAGTCCTCGCGTTTCCCGCGAGCAACCTCGCTTTCGAAAAGGAGCAAGTTCGCTTTTGGGGCCCCACTACGCGACGCTCCACACGGGTGCTGACTGGGCAGGGCTGGGTGCTCGGCGCACTGCTGCGCCCTGCAGCCGTGCCCGCCTTCACTCGTCAGCCGGCAGCCTGCCGCGATGACTCCATCCCTGTCGCTGCACCCGAACTTCACGAAACAGTTCGGGCATCCGACGGCAACCTCACTGATGTGGTCGGCGCGGTCGAGACGTGGCTTGCAGGCCATGTTGGCTCGCTGACTGACGAGGCTCGCCTAGCCAACCGCTTGGCTGATCTTGTCATCGCAGACTCCACTATCGTGACGGTGCAAGACCTCGCGCACGCATTGGGGGTATCAACCCGGACAGTCAACCGCCTCACCACGAAGTATGTGGGCCTGTCGCCGTACACCATGATCCGCCGTCGACGCCTTCAAGAAGCGACCGAATGGATCCGTGACAATCCAGACGAAGCGCTGGCCGACGTCGCAGTCCGCTACGGCTTCACTGATCAGGCGCACTTGAGTCGTGAAGCGCGCAGCATTCTTGGACTGACTCTCATGGATTACCGCTCGCGGACGATCAGGCCGTGA
- a CDS encoding transposase produces the protein MRSPGSRYRVFTDEQWERIEPLLPSNAGRRGHPFGENRRVVKGIAYRFRTGIPWHDLHRTAIPQATPRSSNVR, from the coding sequence ATGAGGTCGCCGGGTTCGCGGTATCGGGTGTTCACGGACGAGCAGTGGGAACGGATCGAACCGCTGTTGCCCTCGAATGCGGGCCGTCGGGGTCATCCGTTCGGTGAGAACCGGCGAGTCGTGAAGGGCATCGCCTACCGGTTCCGGACCGGGATCCCGTGGCATGACCTGCACCGGACGGCCATTCCGCAGGCCACGCCGCGTAGCTCAAACGTCAGATAA
- a CDS encoding glyoxalase/bleomycin resistance/extradiol dioxygenase family protein, protein MTTTSCTPAHGEYTDNGRPKGFSSLTPFVALKDPKAALAFYTDVFGARVVNSTEMDGTIIHAELDFGCGRLQLGAAQEAYHLLALDPEVEDVQFSLSIYVPNVDSVVETAIARGAVLREPVEGFVSGDRYGSIRDPFGIRWSVMTRVEDLSDEESARRVDAWAAEMSNQVS, encoded by the coding sequence ATGACGACTACATCTTGTACCCCTGCCCATGGTGAATACACCGACAACGGTCGCCCGAAAGGCTTCTCCAGCCTGACGCCGTTCGTTGCACTCAAGGATCCGAAAGCGGCGTTGGCGTTCTACACGGACGTGTTCGGCGCACGCGTGGTCAATTCCACAGAGATGGATGGGACGATCATCCACGCCGAGCTCGACTTCGGGTGCGGGCGCCTGCAATTGGGGGCAGCGCAGGAGGCGTATCACCTGCTGGCGCTAGACCCGGAGGTTGAAGACGTGCAATTCTCCCTCAGCATCTACGTCCCCAACGTAGACAGCGTCGTCGAGACCGCAATCGCCCGTGGCGCTGTGCTGCGCGAGCCGGTAGAGGGCTTCGTGTCAGGCGACCGATACGGGAGCATCCGCGATCCGTTCGGGATCCGATGGTCGGTGATGACGCGCGTCGAAGATCTCAGCGACGAGGAATCAGCTCGCCGTGTCGACGCCTGGGCCGCCGAGATGAGCAACCAGGTCAGCTGA
- the lpdA gene encoding dihydrolipoyl dehydrogenase, protein MSSHFETVVLGAGPGGYVAAIRAAQLGQKVAIIEKEYWGGVCLNVGCIPTKSLLRNAELAHILTHEKDTFGIEGDVTLDYGKAFKRSRGVSERMIKGIHFLMKKNKIQEIHGWGTFVDAKTISVADDEGKTQEITFDNCIIAVGATTKMLPGTQTSENVVTYKEQILADEVPSSIIIGGSGAIGTEFAYVLSQYGCDVTIVEFLDRIVPTEDKEISAELAKAYKKLGIKLMTSTKVEQIEDTGSGVRVTVSPAKGGDQQVLEADRFLSAIGFAPRTEGYGLENTGVELTERGAIAIDDYMRTNVSGIYAIGDCTGKIMLAHTAEAQGVVAAETISGAETFPVNYDMIPRATYCQPQIASFGYSEEQAKEKGYDVKVSKFPFAANGKAWGLGEGTGFVKIIADATYNEILGAAMIGPDVTELLPELTLAQAYDLTADEVGRNIHAHPTLSEAMKEAAEGIAGHMINF, encoded by the coding sequence ATGAGCTCACATTTTGAAACGGTCGTTCTCGGCGCCGGCCCCGGTGGGTACGTCGCCGCCATCCGCGCAGCCCAGCTGGGTCAGAAGGTTGCCATCATCGAGAAGGAATACTGGGGCGGCGTCTGCCTCAACGTCGGCTGTATCCCGACGAAGTCCCTTCTGCGTAACGCTGAGTTGGCGCACATCCTCACCCACGAAAAGGACACCTTCGGCATCGAGGGTGATGTCACGCTCGACTACGGCAAGGCGTTCAAGCGCAGCCGTGGTGTCTCGGAGCGGATGATCAAGGGCATCCACTTCCTCATGAAGAAGAACAAGATCCAAGAGATCCACGGCTGGGGCACGTTCGTCGACGCTAAGACGATCTCCGTCGCCGACGACGAGGGCAAGACGCAGGAAATCACCTTCGACAACTGCATCATTGCCGTTGGTGCGACGACGAAGATGCTGCCCGGCACGCAGACGTCGGAGAACGTCGTCACCTACAAGGAGCAGATCCTCGCCGACGAGGTGCCTTCCTCCATCATCATCGGCGGCTCCGGCGCCATCGGCACTGAGTTCGCCTACGTGCTGAGCCAGTACGGCTGTGACGTCACCATCGTCGAGTTCCTCGACCGCATCGTTCCCACCGAAGACAAGGAGATCTCGGCGGAGCTGGCGAAGGCGTACAAGAAGCTGGGCATCAAGCTCATGACCTCGACGAAGGTGGAGCAGATCGAAGACACCGGCTCGGGCGTGCGCGTCACCGTGAGCCCGGCAAAGGGTGGAGACCAGCAGGTGCTCGAAGCGGACCGCTTCCTCTCCGCCATCGGCTTCGCTCCGCGCACCGAGGGCTACGGCCTCGAGAACACTGGCGTCGAACTCACCGAGCGTGGCGCCATCGCCATCGACGACTACATGCGCACCAACGTCTCCGGCATCTACGCCATCGGCGACTGCACGGGCAAGATCATGCTTGCGCACACCGCTGAGGCGCAGGGCGTGGTCGCTGCCGAAACCATCTCGGGCGCCGAAACGTTCCCCGTGAACTACGACATGATTCCGCGCGCCACCTACTGCCAGCCGCAGATCGCATCGTTCGGTTACTCGGAAGAGCAGGCCAAGGAGAAGGGCTACGACGTCAAGGTGTCGAAGTTCCCCTTCGCCGCGAACGGCAAGGCCTGGGGCCTGGGGGAGGGCACCGGCTTTGTGAAGATCATCGCAGATGCCACCTACAACGAAATCCTGGGTGCAGCGATGATCGGCCCCGACGTCACGGAGCTCCTGCCTGAGCTCACGCTGGCGCAGGCCTACGATCTCACCGCCGACGAGGTTGGGCGCAACATCCACGCGCACCCGACGCTGTCTGAGGCGATGAAGGAAGCCGCCGAGGGTATCGCTGGGCACATGATCAACTTCTGA